From the genome of Passer domesticus isolate bPasDom1 chromosome 12, bPasDom1.hap1, whole genome shotgun sequence:
TCCAAGAAACATTTCTGCCTTGCAAAACCTCCTggaagggaaaataaacaaCCAACACCACGCTTTTCCAAAGGGAGAAGCAGCCTTTGAAGGGTggcttgtttaaaaataatgctGTATCCAGCTCAGCTTCCAGATTGAAGTCTGCGGCTTTGGAAATgatctttttttatttatttccatgaGAGAACCTCACacgcagctgcaggagctcatAAACTCTTCTGCTAGTAGAGTGTTTGTGGGGGTTTGTCGGGTTTTTTTAACACCTCGCTGAAACTTTAACAACTAGCACAGACAACGAGTGGTTTATTGAGCTGTCCCTGGGGAGGGGATGAAGCACACACTATGCAGTCATggctttttcttaaaaataacaaaaaaccaGATCTAAATCCACCAGTGAATGAGAGGTGCTGGAGCCAGCCACAGCCAGTTCGTCTCCAGCTTTGGCAGCCCAGGGCAAGGTTACTGCCACAGCTGCCCTTTTCAGATCTGATTTATCCCATGCACTCTGCACTTCCCTGCACTGGAGTATTTTAATGTCAGATGGCTTCTGATGTTCAAAGGTAAATGGGACCCACAGATGGAgtgaggagctgggacagctctgcagtTTGTTTACATGAGCCAGGCCCTGAGAACAGCAGAGCTGACTCAAAGGCATTCCCCAAGTGTCCTATTCCATCCTTCTAGGAACAGGAGAAAGGCAGAGGGCCCTCACATCTGCTTTTCCTGGATTATGTCTcctcctggccttgcacagcCCCATATACACACCAAAATACCAAAATACACACACCATCTCACCTGCAGCCCACCACTGCATTTGCCACAATTGGCTGGAAACTCCCACTATCAATTTCTGGCTAAATCAGGCATTTTgactgcagctgtgccagatACCACTCAGGAAAATGGCCCCAGCATGCTGACATCTGACATTGATCTAGTTTAATGCCAGGGAAGAACACCAGCAGCTCTCATACCAACTCCTTGAGGCTCTTGCCCGTAcaactttaattaaaaaaaaaaacatgcttTTTTTTGTGCACCACTTCCATTTCATTCCATAGCTCAGCAAGATGAAAGTCACCAAAAGCAAAGCATTAGGGAAGCTGCACAAAATCTGCTTATTTTCCATCTGAAAGTGCCATAATTACAGTAGCTAGAGAAGAGGCAGGAGCAACTCTGGAGCAAACACAGGAGGTgccaggcagcccagagcaggggagGAATTGCAGTTTGTTTGTAAGGATCTGTCTGTGGAATAGAGCTGTGCAAACAGAAAGGGTATTTGGCTAAGGATGGCTTCATTGTGAGCACAACTCTCCgcatttcctttggaaaattcAGCACTCAGGTCAAGGCATGAATCCACTACAGGCcttgttttctctgcttttagcccagctgctgcctcacaAGTCCCTGAGTGCCCCTTGGTACACACTGACCAGCTGCTGTCTCACAAGGGCAGCACTTAGAGCAGGATTGCACAGACACTTCCACCCCtgagcagctgagctgagctgttcCAACCCTCCAAACTCCCACCACCACATTGAGATTAAGAGCATGGACCCTCAGCCCTGCTTCTGGAATTCTCCAACTCCCTTACAAAGGAGTTTGGCTTTGGATTCATGCCCTTCAGGACACTGCTGCTGAAAAGCTGCACAACTTGTCAAGccccagtgctggagcagcccttgggcagaaaagccagctgcagctcctgtgaaCTCACTCAGACCAATTTTCCATCATCACCTCTGCTTTTGTGGGAAACAGACCTACACATCTCCTGGATGGTGGTTTGAGGGAATGGCTGGTTGAGTAGAGCAGAAATTGATTAATGGAATGAGAACAATTATGAATGGCACAGGCAGAGATAAAAAAATGCATTCAGAATGTCTTTAATCATGTAACACTAAAACTTCTTTACAGTGTCATGGCAATCTACACTTCACCATCTGCTCAAATTTGGTTCTGCCCCCATTTTTcaaatacagaataaaaatgacattttaaaacagaacACATGGCTGCTTCTACAAGACTTCACTGCTTTAAGTGATTATTTTTTGCCTGTTAGTCTTGTATAAACTTCTTAAATCAACATAATTCTTTCCATAAGAATTGTAAAAGATAAAGCTCTCTCCTCCATACCCTCAGACCTTTGTGACATGGTTAGGTGTGCCTTCTGCTTTAGGATggcagcttttcttccaggctCAGTATGCACCCCAGAAATGGAAAgttggggagggggaggaaatAATGAGTTACTTTAGGAGTATCTGAGTGTAATAAAGTTGAGAGGTTAGCTAGAAAGATTATATTTGGGGCAGAAGGATGCAACAAGCATCCACCAGGGCTTTGGAAGATATTCTGCACTACATTACACACGGAGGGATTTCGTTATGGACCATCAAAGAAACTGTTGCCACGAAAGACAGAAGAGACAATCTTCCCAGTGGAGTTGATGGTGCCCTCGCTGTCCGAGCTGGACTCGGAGTCGCTGCTCCCCGAGTAGGCTCCCAGGCCAGGCAGGATCCCAATGCACacggctgctgagggacagtgCACGGCAGAGCCTCCCActgagctgctccccaggggaACACAGGAGGGCTTCTCTGCAAAACAGAAACCCCAGTCACAAATGACACTGCGGGAAAGGGTTTTCAATCAGCCCGGGAAGCGGCACGTGTCACTCACCTGCTTTTCCCACACAAGCAGGGGATGATTTCAGGATTTAATTAAAGCAGAATGCTGTAATAAAAGCATTCTGACAGGAAGGACTTGCTACCTCAGGGGATTTTTTCTTCTCATCACTAGTTTAAGCCCAGCTGTATGCTGGcattacaaatttttttttattctaaagtTGTCAGTTTGATGCTTGTCAAGTACCAAATCCACTAAATAAGAATAAATGGCTCTGCTTTGAGTAATTGAGTATTTTTTTGCAATATAACAGCATAGTTGAGAAAAAGTTTTATTCTATCATTCTGCTAGTCAACATCTCCCATCTTCCATGGCTAATTAATTATTTCTGCTGTTCTGAAAGTTTACTGAACAGAAGGAGATTCAGGAAGCGCCCTGGGTGTCGTTACACAACTGCAGCTCACCCCATTTGTGTCAGAGTATCTTGACAGCAAGTCAATTGCAGCCCTGACAGCTAAAGCTGAAACACaacttaatttttcttctagTTTCCCACAATTTTCTGAAACAAATTGATTTCAGGATGGACTGAATCACTTCAGAGCATGAATCTGAAGTGGATGTATACAAATACATGCAATGCTGCTGTGGAGAGGAAGGGAATCATCTGCTCTCCATGACTCCTGCCCACAGAACAAGCATTAGGCTTGAAATGCACCTAAGGACAATTCCATTAGTTATCAGGTTAAACTCTTTCAGATTAATAAACCCTCAAAGGAAGGTGGACAGTCTCTATCTGTGGAGACTTAAGACAAACATCTGTCAGGGCTGGTTTGGGCAGGGGACATCCTGATAACCTGCAGAGGTTCCCTGAACCTATTTTCCATGAAGGCTGTCAGCACCCACACTTACCATTTCTACTGCTTTAAAAGGGAATGTGCCAACCAAAGTCCGTGCTGTCTTGCCCAGTGAaggaacagaaaagcaaagcctCTGTGAGATTTAACCCCAACTCGGCTGCTGCTCAGTGACAGACACAGAGTTTCCCACACGCAGAAGTTGGGACATACCTGGATTCTTTTCCTCGTGGTCAGTGTCTAGTTTCAACCTCTTGACACTGTTACCACCATCTGAACTGTGGAAAAAGTAACAAGAGTGTCTTCATAGGCAACCACTTAATTACTGTGAAGTCATTGTTACACGTCTGTCTCAAATGCTACAGCAAATGCCAGCAGGGTCCCCTGATGACCATCACCACTTCCAACTGCCATGAACTGAGGCTCCTTGGGGACCATGCAGGATCCAAGGAAGTATCAACACCTACCCTACAAGTATCACTGGTTAACCTGGGAAAGGAACACACCTCCTAGAGTTCAAGTCAaaccccttgcacagcaacctggagctgcctgctcagCAGGATGTGCCCCACAGGAGACTGGGAATAACCACCTGAGCTTCAGACACCCACAtggccacagccctgcacatgTGCATGATTACCACACTTGCTGGTGCCAGCATCCATGGCTTTTCCCTTGCAGGgcttccttcccctccttcAAGCACCTAGAGAGCCTGTTCTAAGACATCTAGAAATCTTGCACCCAGTTAGCTCAGACAGTCTCAGAGCAATGGACAGAGCTGCAGTGTCCACAAAGGTCCTTTCTGGGTCCAAAGTGGCACTGGGAGAAAGGAGCATGACTTGGACTCCTGACTCTCCAGAGCTCCTTAAACTACCCCCTGTCACTGCTGAGATTTCCACCCCTACTCCTGCATGTTCCCAATGCTAAAGCATCCACATAAACAAATGCTTCCCAGATTCAGCAGGATGAACTGATGAAGCATGAGCATTAGCATGCATTAACTCTTTTCTGTCCCTATGAGAACATGCAGGACAGATGAAAGGTTATGGTGTGCAGAGAGCTTTTAATAGGAATACATCCTTTACAGGAAATTACAAAGCTCAGGGAGCAGATGTTGAGCTCACACTACACTTGCTTTGGGCCACTTTGCAATAAAAGAtaagatggcaaaaatagaagaCTGCAAAGCAAGTCTGCAGTGGCACTGACATGTCAGTTAAGATGCTCTCTTTAAACAGATGCCATCTGCAGACTTTAGAAGTACCATTAAGCACATGCCAGCTCCTTTTCTGCATCCTACTGGCTTAAGTACTATTAGTTACAAGACAAAAACAACATTACTGTCTGCTTGTCATCAGCTcagggtttttcttttctctcttcccaaAACCCAAACTATCACCCAACCCCACAGACATTAGGTGGTGGAAGTGCTTACTTCAGTTTTCAGACATGCAATTAACTGCTGTACTGGGAGCTAAACATCACCCTACAAGATAAGCTTCTAAAATAATCTCACATTCCCTGAGATGATTGGAACACACTGCATTTTGAGATGTCAGTAATCATCTTAACTATTAAATGATTCATCTCTGGGAAATAAGTCTGGTCCCCCATGCCTGGTTTCTCCACAACCTGTAGTACATCAGCAGCTGTGTTTGCAGGCCAGGATCAAAGCAGCAAGCACATCACAAACCCAGCTGGGATGGAAAGGGTGTTGATGTATCAGTGTAAACCCCTGAGGGAAGTTTCTCTGATATCCTTAGAACCAAACTGGCACACAAAGCTCCTCTCTTGTAACCTTGTCTCCCCcatgctgtccccagcagcaatTAAAACAATCCATTTTAAACACAGGTAAAATTAGCTGATAAATTAGGCAACCTGAATGAAATTGCATTTGTGAGGTGACACTGATATCTACAAACAGACGTAAAATAGATTCCCTCAAACCCCAAGCAGGATTGCCCAAGCCTGGCACTCTAAGATGAGGATCCTGCCCACTTGCTTTACACACACTTATCTATTTGATTTGCTTCATGTTTTTCCCCACAGTTTGTGAGAGCCTATAGAAACAAGACTGGTCTTTTCTTATaccttcccccttttttctttagGGCTAAGGTTTACACCTCACTCTCTGGAGGCAGTTTTGGCCTGTCTCCCTTTACACTGCTAACTGGGTTCCGTTCCTCATGAATTTATAGAAGTGTGAAACTAACCTTCTGtgtttcacagctcctgccaacAGCTTTGCCTGAGAAAATTTGTTCTTGTTTTCCACTGACTTCATGGGCAATTTCTTCTCAGTTTCCTTCTTTGGGTCCATACTGACTCCCACTTTAGTGAGAGTGCTGTGAATTAAGGGTTAAGGATCAGCTGGGAAGGAATGGGAGAACAGACATTTCCTCCCTGATATATTTagccagctctgctgacagcagtgACCGAAGTTCATTCACATATTCTATCAAAATAAACTTATTTGTGATGACATTGAGCTGGTAGCCTCAGCCAGAAGAGAAGATTCTTTCccccctggggctggagctctcTCTGGTAGCAGGACCAGCTCTCCCTGTGAGGATACCCAggcagcctgggagctgctgctctgaagcCAGAAAAGTGTAACACAAACCACCCAGCACCCATGAACATATCCACCATCCTGCCTTTTCCTAAAGGCCTTAGAACAGCAAAAAGGTCAGGCTggaccaaaacaaaccaaaaaggcAAAGCAGTACTTCCCCTTCTATGGGGATCAACACATTGGTCATTCAAATTTGCTCCACACTCTAATCCTTACCAGAAAAGCTAAGTAGCAATATATGCACTCACTTGCACTCCTCAAACCCTCTTTTTGCTGAGCCCAGCAGATTTCAGCCTAGCAAGACAGAACAGCTccattttttgggtttggtcTTTAGCACTGCACCTTTGCAGCTCATCTCTCTGTAAGGACCACAAGGATTCTACTGCTGGCCTGAGCACCAATCCCAAGGGGAAGGAGACATTGATTAAGGGGAACTGTGGTCCAAGATTCACCCAAAAAAGACTAACTGCTCAGAAAAGATAAGTAGATTAAAACAGTGTTAGCAAGGTGGAATGCAGCTGAAACCTCTAAAGAAGAGGGGAAGGTTAAGCAGGTTCTCAGATGGGATAAGAAGGAGCAGGTTCTGTTTATTAGGGCACACTCTGCACACACTGAACACATCTCCTTGTGTGATGAAATCTGTCAAGGACCCTGTTTATAGACAAGGTGCCAGGAAAGTCACCAAAAAATTCTGCAAAAATTTTAACTGCACAGGCAAAGGCAAATTAACTTAGTTTAAAAGCATGCTTATAAACTCAAATCTAGTGCTCTAATAGTTTCTCCTCTCTACAGTTCCACAAGCTGGAGTTTCACAGGTGCCCCAGTCACTGCAGACATATATAGTGAATTTTACACTGATGGCACATATATTTGAAGCCAtagcttttttcccccactgaaCACCTGAAAATCAAGAACTTACAGACTCTGCTTTGAAGTGACACTCAGTCTCCAATCACTTTACAGACAGGAATGTTCAGATGCCATTTATTATTTGATTTTCCTAAGGAAACAGCAGGAACCCAGACTGTTCCTTACACCAACTAAAAGTCCTTTCAGCCCAAACCACTGCTCAATTTTATCTATTTTTGAGATGGCACAGGAGTGCCATCCTGTGGCTGTCTGAAGTCATCTGAGAGCTCCTCGTGCTGAACATGATTTGATGCTGCCACACAATTCTTCCACACACTGCAGTGTTCAACTGCCACATTTAGGTCCATTACCTTGTTATATTATTCTAAGCCTGACTGAGGAACTCaaaggcttttcttttaaaagatacCAAATTACAAGCTTTTAGCTTCCATCCAGGATGGCATTCTCCTAAAACTCCTCAACTAGAAAGGCACAGCACATTTTTAGTAGGTATTTCATACATCCTGCTGTCATTAGCAAATGTAATGCTACAGCCAGCCAAGAAGTGTTCCCTCTCAGGAAGACAACATTAGAAACAAACCTCTCAATCTTAAATATCAACTGCACTAAACAAGCTGTCCTTCAGTAAAGCCAGCTTCTTGGAGGGGGGACTGATCCTACATTTAGATAGCAGTAAAGACAAGCTGATCTTGCTCTCAAATACTTCTTGAAATggcttaaaaatatttgtaaatcaTTATCTGAACAGGGGGGTCTGGATAGGTAAGGAACAAACCAACCTAGTTGTTCatgcaggagaaagaaaaattcttaTTCATCCATGCATATGAATTCCTTATGCTCAAGAGTACATTGAAATATTCCAAGGCATATTTATCCTGAGGATGTATAATTTTGTGATTGTTCAACCTgaaaatttaaggaaaaaaaaatttctgtacTTGAACATTGACACAGTTTTTACCATGAAATTAATACCTCTGGGCAGCTTAAATTAAATGCTatagcaggaaaaagagcaaataATGAAATCCACTGGGTTGACATTCCTCTTATTAATTTGGAAGAGCACTTAAACAGTACCTATAGATGCAGCACAGTGGTTTTTTGTCACTGCAGTGATAAACCATTAGTAACaacctgcagcagcaaaaaccatctgcattttgcatttcagAACACCACCAAAAATTTCAAACACAAGTCAATTTGCTCTGAGGTTGCTTGAAATATTATTATGgttaaataaaaagaattttaagGAGGAAATTAAATGGGCAACACTTTTGATTTTCTCATGAGATGAGGCGAATATAAAATATTCTCCCTTTCTCCACTCCATCAGCAGTAAGTTTAATTTTTACAATAAGACTTCAGATTGAGAGCCACCAATACTAGTAAGAGTGCAAAGACTGAGGTGAGCTGCTTTGCACATCCTGATCAGGCTGTTCAGGGATCTGTGTGTTGTGTGGCTAATTCAAGGCAACTTCAGATTCCCTC
Proteins encoded in this window:
- the PSME3IP1 gene encoding PSME3-interacting protein isoform X1, with protein sequence MEGGDGTADLVINKRFVSEAELEERRKRRQEEWEKVRKPEDPKECPEEAYDPRSLYERLQEQREKKQQEFEEQFKFKNMVRGLDEDETHFLDEVSRQQELLEKQRREEELKELNEYRSTLTKVGVSMDPKKETEKKLPMKSVENKNKFSQAKLLAGAVKHRSSDGGNSVKRLKLDTDHEEKNPEKPSCVPLGSSSVGGSAVHCPSAAVCIGILPGLGAYSGSSDSESSSDSEGTINSTGKIVSSVFRGNSFFDGP
- the PSME3IP1 gene encoding PSME3-interacting protein isoform X2, whose translation is MEGGDGTADLVINKRFVSEAELEERRKRRQEEWEKVRKPEDPKECPEEAYDPRSLYERLQEQREKKQQEFEEQFKFKNMVRGLDEDETHFLDEVSRQQELLEKQRREEELKELNEYRISLTKVGVSMDPKKETEKKLPMKSVENKNKFSQAKLLAGAVKHRSSDGGNSVKRLKLDTDHEEKNPEKPSCVPLGSSSVGGSAVHCPSAAVCIGILPGLGAYSGSSDSESSSDSEGTINSTGKIVSSVFRGNSFFDGP